The Labrus bergylta chromosome 23, fLabBer1.1, whole genome shotgun sequence genome includes the window TCCTAATGatgggaggaggtgggtgaaTGTAGTGAGGCAGGTGGTGGGCCAGAACCATCTCCCAGGCATCCACCATCTGAACATTAAGTCCTTTGAACACAGCTCTGACCACCTTGTCCTGTTGAATAGCATACCAGTCATTAAAGGCAAATATATTGGGGTTTGTACCTCTGAGGTTTGGAGTCCTGATGACCACCAGCGTGTCTGGAGCCCTGTTTAACAGACGAATCACCGCCCTGCGGATGCCGTAAAGCCTTCTGATGTAGAATTGCATTGGGAAAGGAGTGAGGTGGGCCCAGATGCCAAAAATTACAACTGTGTTGGTGCCACCAACTACATCATCTATTTCATTGGCAATGTAACGCAGCTCACTGGTTGGGATAAGGACGGAAATACTAAGAGGAGGACCGTGTAAGTGGAACTTCACCAAGATGTTTTTTGCATTGTCCCATATCATGAAAGGTCCTGATTTCTTCGGATTATTCCGGTTTATCTCTTTAGCATCTGAAAGTATGAAAAAAGGAGCAGATTAAgctgtgaaataaatacaattaaactgTTGCCTGAAATCACTGTGAATCAACTACCTGGAAGTGAAGCATTAAGGTACTCAAACCACTGCCTGATGGTGGAGTCTCCGTACATGTGGACCACCTTTCCTTTCAGACActgactgatggcagaggagttGTTGAATTGGTGGACTTTGGTGCCACCTAGTGGTCGCCACACACCCTGGTAGTAATACCCAGAGAGTCCAGACTTCCCACTGCCCAGACTATCGATGGGTTGCTCTGAGAATTGTTGATCAAAATAAGCATTTGGTTATTAAACGATTGTTGTATCATTTGTCAACAGATCCCCTAAAAAGGCCAAAACAAGGTCTCTGCTTTACCTTACTCATTTTACTTTACACTAATGAGGACATTATACATAtgtcacaaaaacatttgtagtGGCAACTTTCATAAACAGTTTTTATCACTTAGTAGGAGCCAATCTGTTACTTGATTCTGaaatatttactgtaaatgatattcttatttcttatgatctaaatgttgtgttttactaacatgaactgaaatcaaaattcttaaattaaatggaccatgattaaaatggcttctACAGagttctttgatgtttttcaaaagATTAAGTTTATGCTTTACTACAATATAGTGAGTGTATGTCTCGAATGCACATGTTTATTGTGGTTAAGGAAAATGCTACcaaatgctttttatttgacaatgttaattatttaaagttaacTATTTACACATGTTAAgtgatttgagttttttgttAGTACACTggtactgtttttttattttttattttttttagcgtAAATGAGATAAGCACTTGCAGCTCTTCCTCAGTTTTATAGAT containing:
- the LOC110001771 gene encoding NXPE family member 3-like, yielding MYDFQGHLKQVWLDEWWITLMAPTLLYSLYSGKEVHRLRSSQRLQELRHFQVILEKVPCGGSSKTKRSFPELSADTRHRQFKDITGTQGIVASGSLKVTLVHSSEAITVLRRLNREHPDRTILKSLFRSGSVSETTICNICLRQTNQPQCNYTDLRTGDPWFCYKPKELSCDTRMNHINGGMRIKLKANEANLFKSNVNMQVFIQASGPANVTVLPQRKEQPIDSLGSGKSGLSGYYYQGVWRPLGGTKVHQFNNSSAISQCLKGKVVHMYGDSTIRQWFEYLNASLPDAKEINRNNPKKSGPFMIWDNAKNILVKFHLHGPPLSISVLIPTSELRYIANEIDDVVGGTNTVVIFGIWAHLTPFPMQFYIRRLYGIRRAVIRLLNRAPDTLVVIRTPNLRGTNPNIFAFNDWYAIQQDKVVRAVFKGLNVQMVDAWEMVLAHHLPHYIHPPPPIIRNMVNIILSHMCPQ